The proteins below come from a single Candida albicans SC5314 chromosome 7, complete sequence genomic window:
- a CDS encoding palmitoyltransferase (Ortholog(s) have palmitoyltransferase activity, role in protein palmitoylation and endoplasmic reticulum localization): protein MAVQLKWPILGVIIPCIIIFSLSYGSHYFILRHHLTMKQQLIYEFYVTMIWISYLLAIYTNPGRVPKNYKPSLASSTRIEQTEDDSDGLGLESREDETLIREEPISGDRCEWIRYCKKCNNYKPPRSHHCKICQQCVLQMDHHCPWTLNCVGNNNLPHFMRFLGWIIWGTGYLMIQLIKLIINYYENSNMPHYLFNKTELVAIIAITPLNFFVFASILVLFIRCLINICKGMTQIEIWEWERLELQWSSKRLWRLIRFNYGRLHKGKPFPELNTWTNTTNNVNYNDNDDDGDEDVELINLATNNNEDSTIVPQNFTIDDLIFPYNLGIWKNLVNALGYPYMWLIPFGKPKSNGYQPQISQDYKQDDQLNLPWPPDGIRQKEIEINVLQQQGYQRDREEEDEEELRSIRNYQELRRRLDPRLNVQRSDFINDMGEGLTDFGVDEDSD, encoded by the coding sequence ATGGCAGTACAGTTAAAATGGCCCATATTGGGAGTGATTATTCCTTGTATAAtcattttttcattatcttATGGATCAcattattttattcttcGACACCATTTAACaatgaaacaacaattgatttatgaATTTTATGTGACTATGATATGGATATCTTATTTATTGGCAATATATACCAATCCCGGACGAGTcccaaaaaattataaaccATCTTTGGCGTCGTCTACAAGAATTGAACAAACCGAGGATGATTCTGATGGGTTAGGTCTAGAATCTAGAGAAGATGAAACCCTAATAAGGGAGGAACCAATCAGTGGAGATAGATGTGAATGGATAAGGTATTGTAAGAAAtgtaataattataaaccACCAAGAAGTCATCATTGTAAAATTTGTCAACAATGTGTTTTACAAATGGATCATCATTGCCCTTGGACATTGAATTGTGttggaaataataatttaccTCATTTCATGAGATTTCTTGGATGGATCATTTGGGGTACAGGATatttaatgattcaattgattaaactaattattaattattatgaaAATCTGAATATGCCACACTATTTATTCAACAAGACAGAATTAGTGGCCATAATTGCTATTACtccattaaatttttttgtctttgcTAGTATATTGGTGTTGTTCATTCGATGTTTGATTAATATATGTAAGGGGATGACACAAATAGAAATATGGGAATGGGAAAGATTAGAACTTCAATGGTCAAGTAAACGATTATGGAGATTGATTCGATTCAATTATGGAAGATTACATAAAGGTAAACCATTTCCTGAATTGAACACCTGGACTAATACCACCAATAATGTCAATTATAacgataatgatgatgatgggGATGAGGATgttgaattaattaatttagcaaccaataataatgaagattCAACAATAGTGCCACAAAATTTCactattgatgatttgatatTTCCTTATAATTTAGGAATATGGAAGAATTTAGTAAATGCTTTGGGTTATCCTTATATGTGGTTAATACCATTCGGTAAACCTAAGAGTAATGGATATCAACCACAAATTTCCCAAGATTATAAACAAgatgatcaattgaatttaccTTGGCCTCCTGATGGTATTagacaaaaagaaattgaaattaatgtgctacaacaacaaggaTATCAGCGTGATAGGGAAGAGGAAGACGAGGAAGAACTACGTAGTATTAGAAattatcaagaattgaGAAGAAGATTAGATCCTAGATTGAATGTTCAACGTTCAGATTTCATTAATGATATGGGAGAAGGGTTAACTGattttggtgttgatgaagatagTGATTAA
- the PRT1 gene encoding translation initiation factor eIF3 subunit b (Putative translation initiation factor eIF3; mutation confers hypersensitivity to roridin A, verrucarin A; genes encoding ribosomal subunits, translation factors, tRNA synthetases are downregulated upon phagocytosis by murine macrophages) codes for MSINEEDYLQLEKEIKLDDIDFSDLEEKYEVNIGLDNYIIVDGAPIAPEAKVPVLIKVLRKLFSQVGEIVEGDEGIYMPLENGKSKGYLFIQFKSTESADLAIKKLHGKKLDQNHRLLVNKLSDMEKYGVDGAVNEEFIEPEIEPFQSHGYLKSWLQDEQGRDQMVLHFSETVGVYWNKKSADPEPVIEPRKGFTSKYAKFSPKGTYLFSIHPQGIQSWGGANFNSIKRFFHQQVRLVDFSPNEKFMVTLSPIPISLPDSTVDRAQFPFGPESEGHKLVIWNMITGEPVRTFALPPHLEGQKEMPWPLVKWSYDDKYCARQGPDALAIYETESNFQLLDKKLVKVDGIQDFEWAPAGVKLHNSKAVDGKHVLSYWTPESTNQTARVALMQIPSREILRTVNLFQVSDCKMHWQSNGKLLCVKVDRHTKSGKTIFSNLEFFKTNERDIPVEKLELKDVVVNFAWEPNTERFITISRLDDGNPNPAIPKNTISFYAPEVTKGGVNHNSKKKGGAAIAAAVAAAAINNQSSTKYKAYTKIENKHSNTIFWSPKGRYVVVATISRTSGELEFFDVSFDDETNKKSLPANVKLLKTDKFSGMTNISWDPSGRFVAAWSTSWLHAIENGYRLYEFTGNLLRDDSIDQFKDFVWRPRPPSLLTNSDKKKVRSNLREYSAQFEEADAMEADAAVKEIILARRKALEEWRKYRAKHISKQGNSKNEVQAEIIEEIKEEIIEEKEEIVE; via the coding sequence ATGTCAATTAACGAGGAAGATTATCTTCAACTTGAAAaggaaatcaaattagatgacattgatttttctgatttagaagaaaaatatgaaGTTAATATTGGATTAgataattatattattgttgatggAGCTCCAATTGCACCAGAAGCTAAAGTTCCAGTTTTAATTAAAGTTTTACGGAAATTATTTTCTCAAGTTGGGGAAATTGTTGAAGGAGATGAAGGAATTTATATGCCATTAGAAAATGGTAAATCTAAAGGATAtcttttcattcaatttaaatCAACAGAACTGGCCGATTTAGCcattaaaaaattacatGGGAAAAAATTGGATCAAAATCATCGATTATtagttaataaattatctgATATGGAAAAATATGGTGTTGATGGAGCTGTTAATGAAGAATTCATTGAACCAGAAATTGAACCATTTCAAAGTCATGgatatttgaaatcttGGTTACAAGATGAACAAGGTAGAGATCAAATGGTTTTACATTTTAGTGAAACGGTAGGAGTTTATTGGAATAAAAAATCTGCTGATCCAGAACCAGTCATTGAACCAAGAAAAGGGTTTACTTCTAAATATGCTAAATTTTCACCAAAAGGGacatatttattttcaattcatccTCAAGGTATTCAATCATGGGGTGGAGCTAATTTCAATAGTATTAAAAGATTTTTCCATCAACAAGTTAGATTAGTTGATTTTTCTCCAAATGAAAAGTTTATGGTTACTTTATCACCTATTCCAATTAGTTTACCCGATTCAACGGTTGATCGTGCTCAATTCCCATTTGGTCCTGAAAGTGAAGGTCATAAATTGGTCATTTGGAATATGATTACTGGTGAACCAGTCAGAACATTTGCTTTACCACCTCATTTAGAAGGACAAAAGGAAATGCCGTGGCCATTAGTTAAATGGTCTTatgatgataaatattGTGCTCGTCAAGGACCAGATGCTTTAGCCATTTATGAAACTGAATCcaatttccaattattagataaaaaattggttaaaGTTGATGGTATTCAAGATTTCGAATGGGCTCCAGCTGGGGTTAAACTTCATAATAGTAAAGCTGTTGATGGTAAACATGTTTTGAGTTATTGGACTCCAGAAAGTACTAATCAAACCGCTAGAGTTGCCTTGATGCAAATTCCTTCGAGAGAAATTTTACGTACTGTCAATTTATTCCAAGTTAGTGATTGTAAAATGCATTGGCAATCTAATGGGAAATTATTATGTGTTAAAGTTGATCGTCATACAAAATCAGGTAAAACTATTTTCTCcaatttggaatttttcaaaactaatGAAAGAGATATCCcagttgaaaaattagaattaaaaGATGTGGTGGTTAATTTTGCTTGGGAACCAAATACTGAAAGATTTATTACTATTAGTAGATTAGATGATGGTAATCCGAATCCTGCTATTCCAAAAAATACCATTTCATTCTATGCACCAGAAGTTACCAAAGGTGGAGTTAATCACAAtctgaaaaagaaaggtgGTGCCGCcattgctgctgctgttgctgctgctgctatTAATAATCAACTGTCAACTAAATATAAGGCATACACCAAAATCGAAAACAAACACTCAAACACTATTTTCTGGTCACCAAAGGGAAGatatgttgttgttgctacTATTTCAAGAACTTCTGGtgaattggaatttttcgatgtttcatttgatgatgaaactaataaaaaatcattacCTGCTAAtgtcaaattattaaagaCCGATAAATTTTCTGGAATGACCAATATTTCTTGGGATCCATCAGGTAGATTTGTTGCTGCTTGGTCAACTTCTTGGTTACATGCCATTGAAAATGGTTATAGACTTTATGAATTCACTGGTAATTTATTAAGAgatgattcaattgatcaattcaaaGATTTTGTTTGGAGACCAAGACCACCATCTTTATTGACCAATAGTGATAAAAAGAAGGTCAGATCCAATTTACGTGAATATAGTGCACAATTTGAAGAAGCTGATGCTATGGAAGCTGATGCTGCTGTTAAAGAAATCATTTTGGCTCGTAGAAAGGCTTTGGAAGAATGGAGAAAGTACCGTGCCAAACATATTAGTAAACAAGGTAATTCCAAGAACGAAGTTCAAGcagaaattattgaagaaattaaagaagagattattgaagaaaaagaagaaattgttgaataa
- a CDS encoding uncharacterized protein (Protein of unknown function; Spider biofilm induced): MVAYRLPSPAPSSTNTTNCFPHNNKRKNSLTFHDDTNTNANANNYEHYIDDERIVKNLTKPDQITSETEWPQFIHPDGGIIKITPWGTLRQFVDPKTNETITKFEDCSLEDYSFKSESIEKLYQTPNTPQSIYHNAGQDNIIHTPHNGNRNLSGLIISPESEVEGYVVDGYRQQQQQQQQPQQQQQQHQQFHQQRDCFVPEHENYFGMTDDTVKLEDEIDSSFNIDEEML; the protein is encoded by the coding sequence ATGGTTGCTTATAGATTACCATCACCTGCTCCTTCTAGTACTAATACTACTAATTGTTTCCctcataataataaacgGAAAAACAGTTTAACCTTTCATGATGATACCAATACCAATGCCAATGCCAACAATTATGAACattatattgatgatgaacgtatagtgaaaaatttaactAAACCTGATCAAATTACTTCGGAAACTGAATGGCCACAATTCATTCATCCCGATGGTGGTATAATAAAAATCACTCCTTGGGGTACATTAAGACAATTTGTTGACCCTAAAACTAAtgaaacaataacaaaatttgaagattGTAGTTTAGAAgattattcatttaaactggaatcaattgaaaaattatatcaaaCTCCAAATACTCCACAATCAATATATCATAATGCTGGACAAGATAATATAATACATACACCTCATAATGGGAATAGAAATTTGAGTGGATTGATAATTAGTCCAGAAAGTGAAGTTGAAGGGTACGTTGTGGATGGTTatagacaacaacaacaacaacaacaacaaccacaacaacagcagcagcagcatcaacaatttcaccAACAACGCGATTGTTTTGTGCCAGAACACGAAAACTATTTTGGAATGACTGATGATACTGTAAAAttagaagatgaaattgattctaGTTTTAATATCGATGAAGAAATGTTATAA
- a CDS encoding uncharacterized protein (Protein of unknown function; induced by alpha pheromone in SpiderM medium) — translation MSNLSINESNDNSNVSILSNKSGAQSSTNSSPNLIVFKQPEDLSIQLQQQQQGTQEDTPEEEEEEEEEMEQITQLEVQQENQPDTLSSSPFISRPNSPLDDIIRPQGTSSPSLTIRDSYSSQVDINISNLHKSLNEMRLSTDPVDNNNNNNKVNKNNPTNSDISNDDIITIDNLTPSRIQPKNISPWRQFRPTLRGSPESTPRSLFQNKPNLKFNNGLSPTNGSRDMVTNNIATTTKSREEELNKRIVNYKIQLKLMKNFLQELIDRNNLDPHEFHTLLRRNNNNIMNNENNPLSTSLSQTSTLEIQHQNLQIELDEALELNKQLYNKIETANKEISDKDLQISNYESRINLINYSVDELIYILINEYDKNNYSHGGSNTTSPGKETLQQSISAQLEVKLNVLKLELMTRLDQSHQYNNKPHDLFTPPYTSSEYGVSTNNVANKNDLEGYIHIIEDLIKTVDELELTCENYKANKNELQNQLVEQINESIRIKNNFQIMSNKFNQLRQSLSEKENDKNLDEFSKNNHQQQQQQQIQQLEQKLIEYEKCITILQDELDQYKQPSDTTNTTNNNNNNNNNNNRSSYSSYNNHRNSSLNELNLVNDYLQLQTSYSRINDELNQVNNDYKLLNSSTSEKINNLTSKLQEKSIELRNQMGLNNKLQTELNLSLDKQRKYNTERIQMSYTVDSLRKDNEALQLKVNKLTDLMTIDRTRAESNSQSTATSTSTPTPQTAPTPAPSALATVARTASTTSSSTTTVNTNTKTTNENNNSSANIELGVKKISILEYQYKDLLLYDTNQFKRLIESYNKIADDKSLYDPKMKYEKLLNHITDINNSNGMGKNIDIIENITYIRDKHKSIFEYFIRATDILINDHIKLLLKENDDSIKVKYTKLNDKLNKLIKENESLKSELEFMNQQQQQQNQNQNTNVDGDDYGNTSTNNDPLSKLRMNDLRNKWKAERERRILEDQEAKKRFKELELEIQRLNEVIGNNNNNNNNNNKQTTNDNN, via the coding sequence atgtcaaatttatcaattaatgaatcaaatgataattcaaatgtATCCATTTTACTGAATAAAAGTGGTGCTCAAAGTAGTACTAATAGTAGTCCTAAtcttattgtttttaaacaacctgaagatttatcaattcaattacaacaacaacaacaaggaACTCAAGAAGATAcaccagaagaagaagaagaagaagaagaagagatGGAACAAATAACGCAATTGGAAGTTCAACAAGAAAACCAACCAGACACTTTATCTTCTAGTCCATTTATTTCACGTCCGAATTCACCCCTTGATGATATAATTAGACCCCAAGGCACATCTTCACCATCATTGACTATTAGAGATTCTTATTCTTCTCAAGTAGATATCAATATATCTAATTTACACAAGAGTTTGAATGAGATGAGATTATCAACTGATCCAGttgacaacaacaacaataacaacaaagtcaacaaaaacaaccCTACCAATAGTGATATATCTAATGATGATATCATAACCATCGATAATTTGACTCCAAGTAGAATACAACCAAAAAACATATCGCCATGGAGACAATTCCGCCCTACGTTACGTGGTAGTCCAGAATCAACGCCACGGCtgttgtttcaaaataaacccaatttgaaatttaataatggtCTTAGTCCTACTAATGGTAGTAGAGATATGGTTACAAATAATATTGCTacaacaaccaaatcaagagaagaagaattgaataaacGAATAGTTAATTATAAAAtccaattaaaattgatgaagaattttttacaagaattgattgatagaAATAATCTTGATCCTCATGAATTTCACACATTATTaagaagaaacaataacaacatcATGAATAACGAAAACAACCCATTATCAACCTCATTGTCGCAAACTTCAACTTTAGAAATTCAACATcaaaatttacaaattgaaCTAGATGAAGCActtgaattaaataaacaattgtaCAACAAAATAGAAACTGCAAATAAGGAAATCAGTGATAAGGATTTGCAAATTTCTAATTATGAATcaagaatcaatttaattaattattctgttgatgaattaatttatattttgatcaatgaatatgataaaaataattattccCACGGCGGCAGCAACACCACTAGCCCGGGTAAAGAAACTTTACAACAATCCATATCGGCACAATTAGAAGTTAAATTGaatgttttgaaattagaatTGATGACTAGATTGGATCAACTGcatcaatataataataaaccaCATGATTTATTTACTCCACCATACACATCATCTGAATATGGTGTTAGCACCAACAATGTCGCTAATAAGAATGATTTGGAAGGATATATTCATATTATCGaagatttgattaaaacggttgatgaattggaattaACTTGTGAAAATTACAAGGCAAATAAGAATgaattacaaaatcaattagttgaacaaataaatgaatCGATTcgaattaaaaataatttccaaattatgtccaataaatttaatcaattacGTCAATCATTGAGtgagaaagaaaatgacAAGAATCTAGATGAATTTAGTAAAAACAATcaccagcaacaacaacaacaacaaatacaacaacttgagcaaaaattgattgagtATGAAAAATGTATTACAATATTACAAGATGAATTAGATCAATACAAGCAACCTTCCGATACCACCAATACTacgaacaacaacaacaataacaataacaataataacagaTCGTCATATTCATCGTACAATAATCATCGCAATAGTTcattgaatgaattgaatttagtGAATGATTATTTACAATTACAAACATCGTATAGTAGAAtcaatgatgaattgaatcaGGTAAACAATGATTATAAGCTTTTGAATAGTTCAACACTGGagaaaatcaacaatttaacatcaaaattacaagaaaaatcaattgaattaagaaatcaaatggggttgaataataaattacaaacagaattgaatttatcattagatAAACAACGGAAATATAATACTGAAAGGATACAAATGTCGTACACTGTTGATTCATTGCGGAAAGACAATGAGGCATTACAATTGaaagttaataaattgactGATCTAATGACAATTGATAGAACTAGAGCAGAGAGTAATTCCCAATCTACAGCcacatcaacatcaacaccaaCTCCACAAACGGCTCCAACTCCAGCCCCATCAGCACTAGCAACCGTAGCACGAACTGCCTCAACGacatcatcttcaacaacaacggTAAATACTAATACCAAGACAACAAacgaaaacaacaatagcaGTGCTAATATTGAATTGGGAGTGAAGAAAATCTCTATTTTAGAATATCAATACaaagatttattattatatgatactaatcaattcaaaagaTTAATTGAAAGTTATAATAAAATAGCTGATGATAAATCTTTATATGATCcgaaaatgaaatatgaaaaattattaaatcatataactgatattaataatagtaatggGATGGggaaaaatattgatattattgaaaatattactTATATTAGAGATAAacataaatcaatatttgaatattttataAGAGCCACCGATATATTAATCAATGATCATATcaaattgttattaaaagaaaatgatgattcaattaaagTTAAATATactaaattaaatgataaattgaataaattgattaaagaaaatgaatcaTTGAAATCGGAATTAGAATTTatgaatcaacaacaacaacaacaaaatcaaaatcaaaatactAATGTTGATGGAGATGATTACGGTAATACTAGTACTAATAACGATCCATTATCTAAATTAAGAATGAATGATTTAAGAAATAAATGGAAAGCAGAAAGAGAACGAAGAATTTTAGAAGATCAAGAAgccaaaaaaagatttaaagAACTAGAATTGGAAATTCAACGATTGAATGAAGttattggtaataataataataataataataataataataaacaaactaCAAATGATAACAACTAA
- a CDS encoding uncharacterized protein (Ortholog of C. dubliniensis CD36 : Cd36_71340, C. parapsilosis CDC317 : CPAR2_301350, Candida tenuis NRRL Y-1498 : CANTEDRAFT_114098 and Debaryomyces hansenii CBS767 : DEHA2D03432g) produces MTTATATPTVMATPTTTHPTTLMSTSDALITFSDHILHQIDNLQKVEYNKKGRKYRFVNNTFQRIRQEDKHLIIYPEDLNEKLSFYSAFTILYNIGEGEILQQFPSFCCTILSLALELEKNKWYEVENSSIIHFKNAKYDPRDLKDLADDYIQCHPIENHHIEWGVNLMIASKLNFLHTDHHIGTKLEGYYMKYFIESYYGEEALLSHDVLVALKSCVHWGNIKGILYKLDVPNIKIDDELKKCFDNFPDPMEELKLNVYDRYPSGTSKYSLIRKSIDILADWEFSKLIPTTTNIELDWLYNLCHEIETNPIKYHLRSKTKDLCVDPINLSELNMKFGPAINQLLNYISLIINIFNNTGGEFLLQNSKIPKLTPDLINQNLNLYNKLIQINEQIEIYLSKNWDVDDIIIRLDSGDSKNSLFTKVMEMRQKYIDDYE; encoded by the coding sequence ATGACTACTGCAACTGCTACCCCCACAGTTATGGCTACCCCTACAACAACTCACCCTACCACGTTAATGTCGACATCAGATGCATTAATTACATTTTCAGATCATATTTTAcatcaaattgataatttacaaaaagttgaatataataaaaaggGTAGGAAATATCgatttgttaataataCATTCCAAAGGATTCGTCAAGAAGATAAacatttaattatttatcctgaagatttaaatgaaaaattatcattttatTCAGCATTTActatattatataatattGGTGAAGGAGAAATTTTACAACAATTCCCATCATTTTGTTGTACAATATTAAGTTTAGCATTAGAATTagagaaaaataaatggtatgaagttgaaaattcttcaattattcattttaaAAATGCTAAATATGATCCAAGAGATTTAAAAGATTTAGCTGATGATTATATTCAATGTCATCCTATTGAAAATCATCATATTGAATGGGGGGTTAATTTAATGATTGcttcaaaattgaattttttacATACTGATCATCATATTGGAACAAAATTAGAAGGTTATTATATGAAATATTTCATTGAATCTTATTATGGAGAAGAGGCATTATTATCCCATGATGTATTAGTAGCTTTGAAAAGTTGTGTACATTGGGGGAATATAAAGGGgattttatataaattggATGTACctaatattaaaattgatgatgaattgaaaaaatgttttgataatttccCTGATCCAAtggaagaattgaaattaaatgtaTATGATCGATATCCTAGTGGTACTTCGAAATATTCATTAATCCGTAAAAgtattgatattttggCCGATTGggaattttcaaaattgattcctacaacaacaaatattgaattggattggttatataatttatgtcatgaaattgaaactaaTCCTATAAAATATCATTTACGTTCTAAAACTAAAGATTTATGTGTTGatccaattaatttatcagaattaaatatgaaatttgGTCCAgcaataaatcaattattaaattatatttctttaattattaatatttttaataataccGGTGGTGAATTTTTATTACAAAATTCGAAAATTCCTAAATTAACTCctgatttaattaatcaaaatttgaatttatataataaattaattcaaattaatgaacaaattgaaatttatttatcGAAAAATTGggatgttgatgatataaTTATTCGTTTAGATAGTGGtgattcaaaaaattcattatttacTAAAGTAATGGAAATGAGACAAAAATATATCGATGATTATGAATAG
- a CDS encoding uncharacterized protein (Ortholog(s) have mitochondrion localization): MIRNNIIRNIRLSNIYKYNSSINQRTISPFLSSKRNYSTPQEESEPMDEYESKIYNILQQELNPVNLKIKDVSGGCGSMFSIFIESEKFKGLTMIKQHRLVNEILKDEIKKWHGLQLRTKKV, translated from the coding sequence ATGATtagaaataatataataagAAATATTCGTTTGAGTAATATCTACAAGTATAACAGCAGTATTAATCAAAGAACCATATCGCCGTTTTTGTCATCGAAACGTAACTATTCGACTCCTCAAGAAGAATCAGAACCAATGGATGAATATGAACtgaaaatttataatattttacaacaagaattgaatccagtgaatttaaaaattaaagatgtATCAGGAGGTTGTGGATCGatgttttcaatatttattgaaagtgaaaaattcaaaggATTAACTATGATTAAACAACATCGATTagttaatgaaattttaaaagatgaaattaaaaaatggCATGGATTACAATTACGTACCAAAAAAGTATAG
- the PRE10 gene encoding proteasome core particle subunit alpha 7 (Alpha7 (C8) subunit of the 20S proteasome; multiple phosphorylated residues; transcript induced upon filamentous growth; Spider biofilm repressed), with protein sequence MTSIGTGYDLSNSVFSPDGRNFQVEYAMKAVENGGTSIGIKCKDGIVLAVEKIIQSKLLIPKKNKRIQTVDRNIGVVYSGLLPDGRHFVNRCRDECQSFKSIFKTMMPISNLMDRMGIYVQNYTCYNSVRPFGIVSIIGGVDNEDGEPYLYMIEPSGSYWGYNGAATGKGRQIAKSELEKLNYEELTCLEAINHAARIIHLSHEDNKDKDYELEISWCSKEHTGGKHQFISDDLLEQARKLAEEEEEEEDDDEEEEAGADDEEMAP encoded by the exons ATG ACTTCAATTGGTACAGGTTACGATTTATCCAACAGTGTTTTCTCACCAG ATGGGAGAAATTTTCAAGTTGAATATGCCATGAAAGCCGTTGAAAATGGTGGTACATCAATTGGTATTAAATGTAAAGATGGGATAGTATTGGCTGTGgaaaaaatcattcaatcaaaattattaatccccaagaaaaacaaacgAATTCAAACTGTTGATAGAAACATTGGAGTAGTTTATTCGGGTTTGTTACCCGATGGACGTCATTTTGTTAATAGATGTCGTGATGAATGTCaatcattcaaatcaattttcaaaactatGATGCCAATATCTAATTTAATGGATAGAATGGGTATTTATGTTCAAAATTATACTTGTTATAATTCAGTTCGTCCATTTGGTATAGTATCTATTATTGGTGGAGtagataatgaagatggGGAACCATACTTGTATATGATTGAACCTAGTGGTAGTTATTGGGGGTATAATGGTGCTGCCACTGGTAAAGGTCGACAAATTGCCAAATcagaattagaaaaattgaattatgaAGAATTGACCTGTTTAGAAGCAATAAATCATGCTGCAAGAATTATTCATTTGAGTCATGAAgataataaagataaagactatgaattggaaatttcttggtgtagtAAAGAACACACTGGAGGTAAAcatcaatttatttctgatgatttattagaacAAGCTAGAAAACTTGctgaagaagaggaagaagaagaagatgatgatgaagaagaagaagctggtgctgatgatgaagaaatggCTCCATAA